GGCACGGCCGTGAGCGCGAGAACAAACATCATCGAGTTGGCTGCAATCGACGGATGGATTTTCGGGCGCACCTTCATGGCCTCTCGAGATTTTTCAAGAAAGGCCGGCAACCGAAGTTGCCGGCCAGGGGAAGCGTGCCGCCGGCCCAGGGAGGAGGGTGTCGACAGCACGCGGGGCAGTCGTCCTTCCGTTGATCGAAAAATGATCTGCGTCGAGACCGGTGACAAGTACAAGTTCCTGCTAGTCGCAGGGCCAACAGATCGACGAGATGGCTTTCACGGCGTCGGCCATGCGAACCAGGTCGGCAATCGACCGTGCGCGCATCTTTCTCACCACGCGGCCGCGATGAGCCTGCACCGTGAACTCGGTGATCGAAAGCCGATCCGCGATCTGCTTGTTCAACATGCCGCTGCTCACCAGCGCAAACACCTGGCGTTCGCGCTGCGTGAGTCGTTCGAACCTGTTGCGCAGCTCGTCGCGTAATTTGATCTGTGCGCGCGTAAACAGCGCCTTTTGCAGGGCGTTTCGCAGGGCATGTACCAGCCGCGCGGCTTCGCACGGCAACGTCAGGAAATCGATGGCACCGGCCTGGATTGCACGGACGCAGGTAGGAATGCAGCGCTCGTGGGTGAGAAACACAATGGCTGCACCCGCGCGTGTGAGCCGGTCCTGAATGTCGAGGCCGTTGGCATCGGGAAGACTGACATCCAGGATCACGCACATGGGATCCACGCTCGCGACTCGTGCCAGCAGTTCGCGCGCCGAGTCACAGGCAATTGCGCACAGGCCGGCAGTGTTTACAGTTGTCTCGATCCAGGCGCGGGCGAAGCGGTCGCTATTGGCGATGAGCACAACCGGCGCTGCCGCTGTTTGGCAAGACGGACAAACGTTGGGTGATGAGGAATCCATCGGTACAGCCGTTGCAACGGTGCCCGCATGATGGTTCCTCTCATGTGGAAGTCAGGAGCCCGGACACGGTGACTGCGGCCTCCCCCGATCAGGTGATGCAGGCCGGAAATCTCCGCGGGTAAGTTGCGCAGGCGGACTTCGCAACAACGCTCACAGGAGTGGATCAGATGCCCAGCGAACTACTGCCGTGGATCTTTGGCAACGCACTCGTCATTGGAACGATCTACGTGCTCGCCCAACGACGTTTGAATTTCGTGAAGTCCTGCTTTCGGCAACTCGAGGATTACGCCGACACGATACTGCAGCACTTTCAGGGAACCGTGCTGAACGTGCAGGGAATCTTGAACGACCTCGATCGGGAGGATCGGGTTCGCCAGCGAATCGAACACGCACTCGAGAATGCCGACAAACGTCTCCGGCAGATCCGCGAGCAGATGCAGCCGCTGTGCTCCGAGCAGCAGCAGGACCGGATTCAGTAGTCGACCTACAGCTGCAGGATCCCGCGTTCGATCGCGATGGCGATCGCATGCGAGCGATCGCTGACGTTCAACTTGGAAAATACGCTTTTCAGATGCGTCTTCACCGTCTCGTCGGAGATACCGAGCTCATTGGCGATCTCCTTGTTGCTCAAACCCGCGGCAATGTGCCGCAGAATTTCGACTTCCCGCGGGCTTAAGTCCTCGGTTCCCATGTGTTCGGCGAGCGCGACCGCGACTTCCGCGGGCACATAGCGGCGGCCATCGTTGGCAGCGCGAATCGCACCTACCATGTCGGTGCGCAGCGAGCTCTTCAGGAGATACCCGAGGGCGCCGGCTTTGAGCGCCCGGTTGGCGAGTACATCGCCTTTGTAAGTCGTGAGCACGACGACACGAGCATCCGGGAATTCCGCGCGAATCCGATGCAAGGCGTCCAGGCCGTTCATCTCCGGCATGTTCAGATCGAGAAGGGTGACATCGGGACGCAGGCGACGGAATTTCTCCAGAGCTTCCCGACCGTCGTTTGCTTCGCCTGCGAACTCCATGTCCGGCTGCGCGCGTAATGCCGAGGCGATCCCATCGCGCATCATCGGATGATCGTCGACAACCAAGACTCGAATGCCAGCCATGCGTCGAGGCTAGCAAACACAAATTTCGATTGCACGCGAAGGCCGATGGATTTCCGGTTTACGCTGCTGCCTGAGATTGGTGAGGACGATCGCGGGCGGATTTCAGGGCGCGCGCCCACCAGATCAGGTCATCGAACATGGCTGCGCGGGAGTTGTTCAGAAAGTCGAAGTCGGAGAGAGCTTTTTCGCCGCGCAACACGCCGAGGAATGGCTCGAGGCCTACGTTTACCTCGTACTTGATCGGCGCCATCTGGAGCTCGGCGACGATCTGGCGAAGCTGCTCGATGGCTCGTGCGGCCCCGACGCCACCGTATCCCACGAACGCGAACGGTTTGCGCCGCCATTCGACAAACGCGCTGTCGAGCGCATTCTTCAAAACCGCGGTCGGTCCGTGGTTGTACTCGGCGACGGTGGCGATGAATCCGTCACAGCCGCCGATCTTCCTTCGCCACGCCTCAGCGGCCGGATGCGAGTAGACACCATTCGTGAACGACGGACTCACCGGCTCCGCGAAGAAGGGGAGATCTTGATCTCTCAGATCCAGAACTTCCAGCTCGATGTCCATGCGAGTGATGGCACCCTCGCGTACCCAGTTCGCCGCGGTGTCGGCAAATCGGTTCGGGCGCGTGCTGCCAATGATCAAACCGATCTTCATCATGATCTCCCGGTGATGCTCTTTTCTGGAACCTAAGGCACGCGCCGTATTGAAGGCTATTGCAGGAACCTGCTGGTTGAGTTGGGCGCGAGCTGCAAACAGAGTGCGCAGAAAATGAGTCGTTCGATTCTCTTTCTCTCGCTACTTGGCACGTGGCTGTCACAGATCACGATTCCGTGCCGCGCAGATTCCAGTTTTTCCAAGCCGTGGTCTTCTTTTGCGGTTGCCGCGATGACTCTGGACGACGCGGAATCGAAAGTTGCGTTGCTGGAGGCCAGAACAACTCTTGGCGCGACGATGGCGATCGGCGGCGCGCTTGCCCTGGTGGAAGCAAACGATCGATTTCAGGAGGCCCAGTT
This sequence is a window from Pseudomonadota bacterium. Protein-coding genes within it:
- a CDS encoding LuxR C-terminal-related transcriptional regulator, translated to MLIANSDRFARAWIETTVNTAGLCAIACDSARELLARVASVDPMCVILDVSLPDANGLDIQDRLTRAGAAIVFLTHERCIPTCVRAIQAGAIDFLTLPCEAARLVHALRNALQKALFTRAQIKLRDELRNRFERLTQRERQVFALVSSGMLNKQIADRLSITEFTVQAHRGRVVRKMRARSIADLVRMADAVKAISSICWPCD
- a CDS encoding response regulator transcription factor; protein product: MAGIRVLVVDDHPMMRDGIASALRAQPDMEFAGEANDGREALEKFRRLRPDVTLLDLNMPEMNGLDALHRIRAEFPDARVVVLTTYKGDVLANRALKAGALGYLLKSSLRTDMVGAIRAANDGRRYVPAEVAVALAEHMGTEDLSPREVEILRHIAAGLSNKEIANELGISDETVKTHLKSVFSKLNVSDRSHAIAIAIERGILQL
- a CDS encoding NAD(P)H-dependent oxidoreductase, with translation MKIGLIIGSTRPNRFADTAANWVREGAITRMDIELEVLDLRDQDLPFFAEPVSPSFTNGVYSHPAAEAWRRKIGGCDGFIATVAEYNHGPTAVLKNALDSAFVEWRRKPFAFVGYGGVGAARAIEQLRQIVAELQMAPIKYEVNVGLEPFLGVLRGEKALSDFDFLNNSRAAMFDDLIWWARALKSARDRPHQSQAAA